Proteins encoded within one genomic window of Columba livia isolate bColLiv1 breed racing homer chromosome 1, bColLiv1.pat.W.v2, whole genome shotgun sequence:
- the ACOD1 gene encoding cis-aconitate decarboxylase isoform X1 → MSKKKGLIFLPPPQTHVYKQKESDFSCSLAATCLLHLSGTTHHLSKMWAKTITGNFADVIHGLNANHLTDQVIQRSKRMILDTLGVGLLGTSTEVCHKVTEYSKIYSSEISSTIWGHLDFRLPPLYAAFVNGVAVHSMDFDDTWHPATHPSGAVLPAVIALSEAFPQKKKISGLDLLLAFNVGIEVQGRLLRFSGEARNIPKRFHPPTVVGTMGSAAACAKLLALDRLKCKNSLAIAASYAGAPLANAATQTKPLHVGNAAKHGLEAACLASQGLQGNKQILDMESGIGAFYTDYNPQTLPTLQSYPWLLDQQDVAIKRFPAHLGTHWVADAASSVRRKLMESSGNLLPLDKIEKVILKVPEVKYVNRPSPTSEHEARHSFQFVACSALLDGSMSVQSFTSENIHRPALRELLCKTQLEHPADNAPSFESLYCEVSVTLQDGNAISDRCDTFYGHWRKPLKKEDLEEKFQSNASSVLPAEATEAIIETVYNLEKIENCSVLSMFLSGQSARVLSEKLHFL, encoded by the exons ATGAGCAAGAAAAAGGGCCTAATAtttcttcccccaccccagACACACGtatataaacagaaagaaagtgaTTTCTCCTGCTCGTTGGCTGCTACTTGTTTGCTGCATCTCTCTGGGACCACACACCATCTCTCCAAGATGTGGGCAAAG acAATTACGGGAAATTTTGCCGATGTGATTCATGGCTTGAATGCAAACCACTTGACAGACCAAGTCATTCAGAGAAGCAAGCGAATGATTCTGGATACTCTTGGAGTGGGGCTTCTGGGTACGAGCACTGAGGTCTGCCACAAAGTGACAGAGTACAGCAAG ATCTACAGCTCAGAGATATCCAGTACCATCTGGGGCCACTTGGATTTTCGACTGCCTCCTCTGTATGCAGCTTTTGTGAATGGAGTCGCT GTACACTCCATGGATTTTGACGACACGTGGCATCCAGCCACACACCCGTCTGGTGCTGTGCTCCCTGCAGTGATTGCACTCTCGGAGGCCTTTCCCCAGAAGAAAAAGATCTCAGGTCTCGATCTGCTCTTAGCTTTCAACGTGGGAATCGAAGTGCAAGGCAGGCTGCTGCGCTTTTCGGGTGAAGCCAGGAATATTCCAAAAAG GTTTCACCCACCAACTGTGGTTGGTACAATGGGGAGTGCAGCAGCTTGTGCTAAACTGCTTGCTCTTGACCGTCTGAAATGTAAGAACAGCTTGGCTATCGCTGCCTCCTATGCAGGTGCCCCACTGGCTAACGCAGCAACCCAAACGAAGCCCCTCCACGTTGGCAATGCTGCCAAGCATGGCCTGGAAGCAGCCTGCTTAGCATCCCAGGGCCTCCAAGGAAACAAACAGATCTTGGACATGGAGTCAGGGATAGGTGCCTTTTATACAGATTACAACCCACAGACTCTACCAACCTTGCAGTCCTATCCCTGGCTGTTGGACCAACAAGACGTGGCCATCAAACGCTTTCCTGCTCATCTTGGAACGCACTGGGTGGCTGATGCAGCATCTTCTGTTAGGAGGAAGCTTATGGAGAGCAGTGGCAACTTGCTCCCCCTTGATAAAATTGAGAAAGTCATTCTCAAAGTCCCAGAGGTCAAATATGTGAACAGACCCAGCCCTACCTCAGAGCATGAGGCTCGACACTCCTTTCAGTTTGTCGCATGCTCTGctttgctggatggcagcatgTCGGTCCAGTCCTTCACCAGTGAGAACATTCACCGTCCAGCTTTACGGGAGCTCCTCTGCAAAACACAGCTGGAACACCCTGCTGATAATGCACCCAGCTTTGAGAGCCTTTACTGCGAAGTGAGTGTCACACTTCAGGATGGCAACGCCATCAGCGACCGCTGCGACACGTTCTATGGACACTGGAGGAAACCTCTGAAAAAGGAAGACTTGGAGGAAAAGTTCCAGTCCAATGCCTCCAGCGTTCTGCCTGCAGAAGCCACAGAAGCCATCATAGAGACGGTGTACAATCTGGAAAAAATAGAGAACTGTTCAGTACTAAGCATGTTTTTATCAGGACAATCAGCTAGAGTGCTTTCAGAGAAGCTGCACTTCCTTTGA
- the ACOD1 gene encoding cis-aconitate decarboxylase isoform X2 encodes MILDTLGVGLLGTSTEVCHKVTEYSKIYSSEISSTIWGHLDFRLPPLYAAFVNGVAVHSMDFDDTWHPATHPSGAVLPAVIALSEAFPQKKKISGLDLLLAFNVGIEVQGRLLRFSGEARNIPKRFHPPTVVGTMGSAAACAKLLALDRLKCKNSLAIAASYAGAPLANAATQTKPLHVGNAAKHGLEAACLASQGLQGNKQILDMESGIGAFYTDYNPQTLPTLQSYPWLLDQQDVAIKRFPAHLGTHWVADAASSVRRKLMESSGNLLPLDKIEKVILKVPEVKYVNRPSPTSEHEARHSFQFVACSALLDGSMSVQSFTSENIHRPALRELLCKTQLEHPADNAPSFESLYCEVSVTLQDGNAISDRCDTFYGHWRKPLKKEDLEEKFQSNASSVLPAEATEAIIETVYNLEKIENCSVLSMFLSGQSARVLSEKLHFL; translated from the exons ATGATTCTGGATACTCTTGGAGTGGGGCTTCTGGGTACGAGCACTGAGGTCTGCCACAAAGTGACAGAGTACAGCAAG ATCTACAGCTCAGAGATATCCAGTACCATCTGGGGCCACTTGGATTTTCGACTGCCTCCTCTGTATGCAGCTTTTGTGAATGGAGTCGCT GTACACTCCATGGATTTTGACGACACGTGGCATCCAGCCACACACCCGTCTGGTGCTGTGCTCCCTGCAGTGATTGCACTCTCGGAGGCCTTTCCCCAGAAGAAAAAGATCTCAGGTCTCGATCTGCTCTTAGCTTTCAACGTGGGAATCGAAGTGCAAGGCAGGCTGCTGCGCTTTTCGGGTGAAGCCAGGAATATTCCAAAAAG GTTTCACCCACCAACTGTGGTTGGTACAATGGGGAGTGCAGCAGCTTGTGCTAAACTGCTTGCTCTTGACCGTCTGAAATGTAAGAACAGCTTGGCTATCGCTGCCTCCTATGCAGGTGCCCCACTGGCTAACGCAGCAACCCAAACGAAGCCCCTCCACGTTGGCAATGCTGCCAAGCATGGCCTGGAAGCAGCCTGCTTAGCATCCCAGGGCCTCCAAGGAAACAAACAGATCTTGGACATGGAGTCAGGGATAGGTGCCTTTTATACAGATTACAACCCACAGACTCTACCAACCTTGCAGTCCTATCCCTGGCTGTTGGACCAACAAGACGTGGCCATCAAACGCTTTCCTGCTCATCTTGGAACGCACTGGGTGGCTGATGCAGCATCTTCTGTTAGGAGGAAGCTTATGGAGAGCAGTGGCAACTTGCTCCCCCTTGATAAAATTGAGAAAGTCATTCTCAAAGTCCCAGAGGTCAAATATGTGAACAGACCCAGCCCTACCTCAGAGCATGAGGCTCGACACTCCTTTCAGTTTGTCGCATGCTCTGctttgctggatggcagcatgTCGGTCCAGTCCTTCACCAGTGAGAACATTCACCGTCCAGCTTTACGGGAGCTCCTCTGCAAAACACAGCTGGAACACCCTGCTGATAATGCACCCAGCTTTGAGAGCCTTTACTGCGAAGTGAGTGTCACACTTCAGGATGGCAACGCCATCAGCGACCGCTGCGACACGTTCTATGGACACTGGAGGAAACCTCTGAAAAAGGAAGACTTGGAGGAAAAGTTCCAGTCCAATGCCTCCAGCGTTCTGCCTGCAGAAGCCACAGAAGCCATCATAGAGACGGTGTACAATCTGGAAAAAATAGAGAACTGTTCAGTACTAAGCATGTTTTTATCAGGACAATCAGCTAGAGTGCTTTCAGAGAAGCTGCACTTCCTTTGA
- the LOC102096417 gene encoding glutamine amidotransferase-like class 1 domain-containing protein 3, mitochondrial: MGKRVAVVLAGCGVFDGSEIHEASAALVHLSRGGAEVKIFAPNIEQRDVVNHLKGSPAEEKRNVLVESARLARGNIQDLAELKASEFDAVIFPGGFGVAKNLCSWAVDGKDCTVNEHVNSTLQAFHSAKKPIGLCCISPVLAAKVFPGCEVTVGQDKNVDGRFPDAETASAIAELGCKHVCKNVNESHVDKANKIVTTCAFMCKAPLHEIFDGIGTMVQEVLKLA; encoded by the exons ATGGGCAAGCGGGTAGCAGTGGTGCTCGCCGGATGCGGCGTCTTCGATGGCAGCGAGATTCACGAGGCCTCGGCGGCGCTGGTGCACCTGAGCCGCGGCGGCGCGGAG GTGAAGATATTTGCCCCCAATATTGAGCAAAGGGATGTAGTTAATCACCTAAAAGGAAGtccagcagaagagaagagaaatgtTCTAGTTGAAAGTGCCAGATTGGCAAGAGGAAACATTCAGGATTTGGCTGAACTGAAAGCTAGTGAATTCGATGCGGTCATTTTCCCTG gtGGTTTTGGTGTAGCAAAGAACCTGTGTTCCTGGGCTGTAGATGGCAAGGACTGTACTGTCAATGAGCACGTGAACTCCACACTCCAAGCTTTCCACAGTGCTAAAAAGCCCATTGGTTTGTGCTGTATATCGCCAGTCCTGGCAGCTAAAGTCTTTCCTGGTTGTGAGGTTACAGTCGGCCAAGATAAAAATGTAGATGGAAG GTTTCCTGATGCTGAAACAGCATCCGCTATAGCAGAGCTTGGATGTAAGCACGTTtgcaaaaatgtaaatgaatcCCATGTGGATAAAGCCAATAAAATAGTTACTACCTGTGCTTTCATGTGCAAGGCACCTCTGCATGAAATCTTTGATGGAATTGGAACAATGGTACAAGAAGTCCTGAAACTTGCCTGA